Proteins from a single region of Acinonyx jubatus isolate Ajub_Pintada_27869175 chromosome D3, VMU_Ajub_asm_v1.0, whole genome shotgun sequence:
- the SYT4 gene encoding synaptotagmin-4 isoform X1: MAPITTSREEFDEIPTVVGIFSAFGLVFTVSLFAWICCQRKSSKSNKTPPYKFVHVLKGVDIYPENLSSKKKFGADDKNEVKNKPAVPKNSLHLDLEKRDLNGNFPKTNLKASSPSDLESVTPKLFSEGEKEAVSPDSLKSSTSLTSEEKQEKLGTLFFSLEYNFEKKAFVVNIKEARGLPAMDEQSMTSDPYIKMTILPEKKHKVKTRVLRKTLDPAFDETFTFYGILYTQIQELALHFTILSFDRFSRDDIIGEVLIPLAGIELSDGKMLMNREIIKRNVRKSSGRGELLISLCYQSTTNTLTVVVLKARHLPKSDVSGLSDPYVKVNLYHAKKRISKKKTHVKKCTPNAVFNELFVFDIPCEGLEEISVEFLVLDSERGSRNEVIGRLVLGATAEGTGGEHWKEICDYPRRQIAKWHMLCDG; this comes from the exons ATGGCTCCGATCACTACCAGCCGGGAAGAATTTG ATGAAATCCCCACAGTGGTGGGGATCTTCAGTGCATTTGGCCTGGTCTTCACAGTCTCTCTGTTTGCATGGATCTGCTGTCAGAGAAAATCATCCAAATCTAACAAGACTCCTCCATATAAGTTTGTGCATGTACTAAAAGGAGTTGATATTTATCCTGAAAACCTAAGTAGCAAGAAGAAGTTTGGAGCAGATGACAAAAATGAAGTAAAGAATAAGCCAGCTGTGCCAAAGAATTCATTACATCTCGACCTTGAGAAGAGAGATCTCAATGGCAATTTTcccaaaacaaacctcaaagcTAGTAGCCCTTCTGATCTGGAGAGTGTGACCCCAAAGCTCTTttcagaaggggagaaagaagccGTTTCCCCTGATAGCTTAAAGTCCAGCACTTCCCTTACTTCAGAAGAGAAACAGGAGAAGCTGGGAACCCTCTTCTTCTCCTTAGAGTACAACTTTGAGAAGAAAGCTTTTGTGGTAAATATCAAGGAAGCCCGTGGCTTGCCAGCCATGGATGAGCAGTCGATGACCTCTGACCCGTATATCAAAATGACGATCCTCCCAGAGAAGAAGCATAAAGTGAAAACCAGAGTTCTGAGAAAGACCTTGGACCCAGCTTTTGATGAGACCTTTACATTCTATGGGATCCTCTATACTCAGATCCAAGAGTTGGCCTTGCACTTCACAATCTTGAGTTTCGACAGGTTTTCAAGAGATGATATCATTGGAGAAGTCCTTATTCCTCTTGCAGGAATTGAATTATCTGatggaaaaatgttaatgaaCAGAGAGATCATCAAGAGAAATGTTAGG AAGTCTTCAGGACGGGGTGAGTTACTGATCTCTCTCTGCTATCAGTCCACTACAAATACTCTCACTGTGGTTGTTTTAAAAGCTCGACACCTGCCTAAATCTGATGTGTCTGGACTTTCAG ATCCCTACGTGAAAGTGAACCTGTACCATGCCAAAAAGAGAATCTCTAAAAAGAAGACTCATGTGAAGAAATGCACCCCTAATGCAGTGTTCAATGAACTGTTTGTCTTTGATATTCCTTGTGAGGGTCTTGAAGAGATAAGTGTTGAGTTTCTGGTTTTGGATTCTGAAAGGGGATCCAGAAATGAGGTGATAGGGCGGTTGGTCCTGGGAGCAACAGCAGAAGGAACCGGTGGAGAGCACTGGAAAGAGATCTGTGACTATCCCAGGAGACAAATTGCCAAGTGGCATATGCTCTGTGATGGGTAG
- the SYT4 gene encoding synaptotagmin-4 isoform X2, with amino-acid sequence MAPITTSREEFDEIPTVVGIFSAFGLVFTVSLFAWICCQRKSSKSNKTPPYKFVHVLKGVDIYPENLSSKKKFGADDKNEVKNKPAVPKNSLHLDLEKRDLNGNFPKTNLKASSPSDLESVTPKLFSEGEKEAVSPDSLKSSTSLTSEEKQEKLGTLFFSLEYNFEKKAFVVNIKEARGLPAMDEQSMTSDPYIKMTILPEKKHKVKTRVLRKTLDPAFDETFTFYGILYTQIQELALHFTILSFDRFSRDDIIGEVLIPLAGIELSDGKMLMNREIIKRNVRSSGRGELLISLCYQSTTNTLTVVVLKARHLPKSDVSGLSDPYVKVNLYHAKKRISKKKTHVKKCTPNAVFNELFVFDIPCEGLEEISVEFLVLDSERGSRNEVIGRLVLGATAEGTGGEHWKEICDYPRRQIAKWHMLCDG; translated from the exons ATGGCTCCGATCACTACCAGCCGGGAAGAATTTG ATGAAATCCCCACAGTGGTGGGGATCTTCAGTGCATTTGGCCTGGTCTTCACAGTCTCTCTGTTTGCATGGATCTGCTGTCAGAGAAAATCATCCAAATCTAACAAGACTCCTCCATATAAGTTTGTGCATGTACTAAAAGGAGTTGATATTTATCCTGAAAACCTAAGTAGCAAGAAGAAGTTTGGAGCAGATGACAAAAATGAAGTAAAGAATAAGCCAGCTGTGCCAAAGAATTCATTACATCTCGACCTTGAGAAGAGAGATCTCAATGGCAATTTTcccaaaacaaacctcaaagcTAGTAGCCCTTCTGATCTGGAGAGTGTGACCCCAAAGCTCTTttcagaaggggagaaagaagccGTTTCCCCTGATAGCTTAAAGTCCAGCACTTCCCTTACTTCAGAAGAGAAACAGGAGAAGCTGGGAACCCTCTTCTTCTCCTTAGAGTACAACTTTGAGAAGAAAGCTTTTGTGGTAAATATCAAGGAAGCCCGTGGCTTGCCAGCCATGGATGAGCAGTCGATGACCTCTGACCCGTATATCAAAATGACGATCCTCCCAGAGAAGAAGCATAAAGTGAAAACCAGAGTTCTGAGAAAGACCTTGGACCCAGCTTTTGATGAGACCTTTACATTCTATGGGATCCTCTATACTCAGATCCAAGAGTTGGCCTTGCACTTCACAATCTTGAGTTTCGACAGGTTTTCAAGAGATGATATCATTGGAGAAGTCCTTATTCCTCTTGCAGGAATTGAATTATCTGatggaaaaatgttaatgaaCAGAGAGATCATCAAGAGAAATGTTAGG TCTTCAGGACGGGGTGAGTTACTGATCTCTCTCTGCTATCAGTCCACTACAAATACTCTCACTGTGGTTGTTTTAAAAGCTCGACACCTGCCTAAATCTGATGTGTCTGGACTTTCAG ATCCCTACGTGAAAGTGAACCTGTACCATGCCAAAAAGAGAATCTCTAAAAAGAAGACTCATGTGAAGAAATGCACCCCTAATGCAGTGTTCAATGAACTGTTTGTCTTTGATATTCCTTGTGAGGGTCTTGAAGAGATAAGTGTTGAGTTTCTGGTTTTGGATTCTGAAAGGGGATCCAGAAATGAGGTGATAGGGCGGTTGGTCCTGGGAGCAACAGCAGAAGGAACCGGTGGAGAGCACTGGAAAGAGATCTGTGACTATCCCAGGAGACAAATTGCCAAGTGGCATATGCTCTGTGATGGGTAG
- the SYT4 gene encoding synaptotagmin-4 isoform X3, translated as MAPITTSREEFDEIPTVVGIFSAFGLVFTVSLFAWICCQRKSSKSNKTPPYKFVHVLKGVDIYPENLSSKKKFGADDKNEVKNKPAVPKNSLHLDLEKRDLNGNFPKTNLKASSPSDLESVTPKLFSEGEKEAVSPDSLKSSTSLTSEEKQEKLGTLFFSLEYNFEKKAFVVNIKEARGLPAMDEQSMTSDPYIKMTILPEKKHKVKTRVLRKTLDPAFDETFTFYGILYTQIQELALHFTILSFDRFSRDDIIGEVLIPLAGIELSDGKMLMNREIIKRNKSSGRGELLISLCYQSTTNTLTVVVLKARHLPKSDVSGLSDPYVKVNLYHAKKRISKKKTHVKKCTPNAVFNELFVFDIPCEGLEEISVEFLVLDSERGSRNEVIGRLVLGATAEGTGGEHWKEICDYPRRQIAKWHMLCDG; from the exons ATGGCTCCGATCACTACCAGCCGGGAAGAATTTG ATGAAATCCCCACAGTGGTGGGGATCTTCAGTGCATTTGGCCTGGTCTTCACAGTCTCTCTGTTTGCATGGATCTGCTGTCAGAGAAAATCATCCAAATCTAACAAGACTCCTCCATATAAGTTTGTGCATGTACTAAAAGGAGTTGATATTTATCCTGAAAACCTAAGTAGCAAGAAGAAGTTTGGAGCAGATGACAAAAATGAAGTAAAGAATAAGCCAGCTGTGCCAAAGAATTCATTACATCTCGACCTTGAGAAGAGAGATCTCAATGGCAATTTTcccaaaacaaacctcaaagcTAGTAGCCCTTCTGATCTGGAGAGTGTGACCCCAAAGCTCTTttcagaaggggagaaagaagccGTTTCCCCTGATAGCTTAAAGTCCAGCACTTCCCTTACTTCAGAAGAGAAACAGGAGAAGCTGGGAACCCTCTTCTTCTCCTTAGAGTACAACTTTGAGAAGAAAGCTTTTGTGGTAAATATCAAGGAAGCCCGTGGCTTGCCAGCCATGGATGAGCAGTCGATGACCTCTGACCCGTATATCAAAATGACGATCCTCCCAGAGAAGAAGCATAAAGTGAAAACCAGAGTTCTGAGAAAGACCTTGGACCCAGCTTTTGATGAGACCTTTACATTCTATGGGATCCTCTATACTCAGATCCAAGAGTTGGCCTTGCACTTCACAATCTTGAGTTTCGACAGGTTTTCAAGAGATGATATCATTGGAGAAGTCCTTATTCCTCTTGCAGGAATTGAATTATCTGatggaaaaatgttaatgaaCAGAGAGATCATCAAGAGAAAT AAGTCTTCAGGACGGGGTGAGTTACTGATCTCTCTCTGCTATCAGTCCACTACAAATACTCTCACTGTGGTTGTTTTAAAAGCTCGACACCTGCCTAAATCTGATGTGTCTGGACTTTCAG ATCCCTACGTGAAAGTGAACCTGTACCATGCCAAAAAGAGAATCTCTAAAAAGAAGACTCATGTGAAGAAATGCACCCCTAATGCAGTGTTCAATGAACTGTTTGTCTTTGATATTCCTTGTGAGGGTCTTGAAGAGATAAGTGTTGAGTTTCTGGTTTTGGATTCTGAAAGGGGATCCAGAAATGAGGTGATAGGGCGGTTGGTCCTGGGAGCAACAGCAGAAGGAACCGGTGGAGAGCACTGGAAAGAGATCTGTGACTATCCCAGGAGACAAATTGCCAAGTGGCATATGCTCTGTGATGGGTAG